In a genomic window of Magnolia sinica isolate HGM2019 chromosome 14, MsV1, whole genome shotgun sequence:
- the LOC131225106 gene encoding two-pore potassium channel 5-like, protein MATEPFLSSPPKTHIQNLLPDEEIPFPIPQSIKNRIIFGEIEDLFPEIPSESPHLPPSNFRQKSSLHRSRTAPAMAVMRDLKPQMQKPFESNSIIKQAAVLLLIYLSLGVAIYSLNPQHFSGIETHPVVDALYFCIVTMCTIGYGDIAPISPATKVFACVFVLFGFGFLDILLSGVVNYVLDLQENMILTSIRVGGADAFAKNYIFDAEKGRMRIRMKVGLALGVVVSCIGMGSLVLYFVEHLDWVDSIYLSVMSVTTVGYGDRAFKTLPGRLFASIWLLFSTLAVARAFLYLAEARIDKRHRRITKWVLDRDLTVEDLLAADVNNNGFISKSEYVIYKLKEMGKIAEKDVLQICAQFDKLDPNNSGKITLPDLLESRR, encoded by the exons ATGGCAACAGAGCCATTTCTCAGCTCCCCTCCAAAAACCCACATCCAAAACCTCCTCCCAGATGAAGAAATCCCCTTCCCAATCCCCCAATCAATCAAAAACCGCATCATCTTCGGAGAAATCGAAGACCTATTTCCCGAAATCCCCTCTGAATCTCCTCACCTACCACCCTCCAATTTCCGCCAGAAATCCTCTCTGCACCGCTCGAGGACCGCCCCTGCCATGGCCGTCATGCGAGACCTCAAGCCCCAGATGCAGAAACCATTCGAATCGAATTCCATCATCAAACAGGCCGCCGTCCTTCTCCTAATCTACCTCTCCCTCGGCGTCGCTATCTACTCCTTGAATCCCCAGCACTTTTCCGGCATCGAGACACACCCCGTCGTTGACGCCCTCTACTTCTGCATTGTAACCATGTGCACCATCGGCTACGGTGACATCGCTCCAATTTCCCCCGCCACGAAGGTCTTCGCCTGTGTCTTTGTTCTCTTCGGCTTTGGATTCCTTGACATCCTCCTCAGTGGCGTTGTTAATTACGTTCTCGATCTGCAGGAGAACATGATTCTCACCAGCATCCGTGTTGGTGGCGCCGATGCCTTCGCCAAGAACTACATATTCGATGCCGAGAAAGGGCGGATGAGGATAAGGATGAAGGTGGGGTTGGCCCTTGGCGTTGTTGTTTCCTGTATTGGGATGGGGTCTCTGGTTTTGTATTTCGTTGAGcatttggattgggttgattcaATCTACTTGTCGGTTATGTCAGTTACGACGGTCGGGTACGGGGACCGGGCATTCAAGACCTTGCCCGGCCGCCTGTTTGCTTCTATCTGGCTTTTGTTCTCGACGCTTGCGGTGGCACGGGCGTTCTTGTATTTGGCAGAGGCGAGGATCGACAAGCGGCACAGGAGAATTACGAAGTGGGTTTTGGACAGGGATTTGACTGTGGAGGATTTGCTTGCAGCTGATGTCAATAACAACGGGTTTATAAG TAAATCGGAATATGTGATATACAAGCTCAAAGAGATGGGTAAAATTGCGGAGAAAGATGTGTTGCAGATATGCGCCCAGTTCGACAAGCTTGACCCCAACAACTCCGGCAAGATAACACTCCCTGATCTTTTAGAAAGTCGTAGATGA
- the LOC131225105 gene encoding uncharacterized protein LOC131225105 yields the protein MKRSMENHFFVLFIMMKMLSFSFFCFTEQRYISAVGDPGMRRDGLRVAFEGWNFCNEVGNEIPEMGSPRAADCFDFLNNSLEYKVTEEQNKLGVGKSFPGLNPKALNNPDLYAVEKELYLGSLCEVASTPNPWQFWMVMLKNGNFDTLSGFCPENGRKVVPFLPTGRFPCFGIGCMNHPIFYHQKTQLLGNEMRGGFNGSYDLGVDIKGGIDDISFFEVVWEKRVGVGSWVFSHKLKTSQRYPWLMMYLRADATKGFSGGYHYQTRGMLKTLPESPNFKVKFSLNVKQGGGPKSQFYLLDIGSCWKNNGMPCDGDVLTDVTRYSEMIINPETQSWCSPTNLNACPPYHITPKDEKIYRNDTANFPFSAYHYYCSPGNAVHLEPPFNLCDPYSNPQAQELVQILPHPIWAEYGYPSKQGEGWIGDPRIWELDVGGISSRLYFYQDPGTPPARRVWTSIDVGTEIFISGKDEVTEWTLSDFDVLIHSPKK from the exons ATGAAAAGATCCATGGAAAATCATTTTTTTGTGTTGTTTATTATGATGAAAATGCTTTCTTTCAGTTTCTTTTGTTTTACAGAACAAAGGTATATTTCAGCAGTGGGTGATCCAGGCATGAGAAGAGATGGATTGAGAGTGGCATTTGAAGGCTGGAATTTTTGCAATGAAGTTGGCAATGAAATTCCTGAGATGGGAAGTCCTAGAGCAGCCGACTGTTTTGATTTCTTAA ATAATTCTTTGGAGTATAAAGTAACAGAAGAACAGAACAAACTTGGGGTAGGAAAATCATTCCCAGGTTTGAACCCAAAGGCTCTCAACAATCCAGACCTTTATGCAGTGGAGAAAGAACTGTATTTGGGTTCTTTATGTGAAGTTGCAAGCACTCCAAATCCATGGCAATTTTGGATGGTGATGCTGAAAAATGGAAACTTTGATACATTATCTGGATTTTGCCCTGAAAATGGGAGAAAGGTGGTGCCTTTCCTGCCAACAGGAAGGTTCCCATGTTTTGGAATTGGGTGCATGAACCACCCCATATTCTATCATCAAAAGACTCAACTGTTAGGGAATGAGATGCGAGGGGGTTTCAAtggttcttatgatttgggtgtTGATATTAAAGGTGGGATAGATGATATTTCATTCTTTGAGGTGGTATGGGAGAAGAGAGTTGGAGTTGGGAGTTGGGTTTTCAGTCATAAGCTGAAGACATCACAAAGATATCCATGGCTGATGATGTATCTAAGAGCTGATGCAACCAAAGGATTCTCTGGTGGCTACCATTATCAGACAAGAGGAATGCTCAAGACA CTGCCAGAATCACCCAATTTCAAGGTCAAATTCTCACTGAATGTGAAGCAAGGGGGAGGCCCCAAAAGCCAATTCTACTTGCTAGACATCGGCAGCTGCTGGAAGAACAACGGCATGCCCTGTGACGGGGATGTGCTCACCGACGTAACCAGATATAGTGAGATGATCATCAACCCTGAAACCCAATCTTGGTGTAGCCCTACCAACTTGAATGCCTGCCCACCCTACCACATTACCCCCAAAGACGAGAAGATTTACAGGAATGACACTGCCAATTTCCCCTTCTCTGCTTACCACTACTACTGCTCCCCTGGTAATGCCGTGCACTTGGAGCCGCCTTTTAATCTCTGTGATCCTTATAGCAATCCTCAAGCGCAAGAGCTAGTTCAGATATTGCCACACCCTATATGGGCGGAGTATGGATATCCGTCCAAACAAGGAGAAGGGTGGATTGGTGATCCAAGGATATGGGAGCTCGATGTTGGTGGCATTTCAAGTAGACTGTATTTCTATCAG GATCCTGGCACCCCTCCTGCAAGAAGAGTATGGACATCCATTGATGTCGGGACGGAGATATTCATCAGCGGCAAAGACGAGGTCACTGAGTGGACTCTCAGTGACTTCGATGTCCTAATCCACTCTCCCAAAAAGTGA